From Marinobacterium sp. LSUCC0821, a single genomic window includes:
- a CDS encoding response regulator: MKTLSTGEIAKLCDVNLRTVIRWIERGALKGFKLPGRGNNRVRLEDFLAFLVEHDIPIPPELQEENRKVLVVDDEPAIARAIQRVLRTHGLVAEVAADGFQAGTKLMKERPLLMTLDLSMPGLSGYDVLSFVRETPEIQGTKILVISALGSEALQKAIDLGADAVLNKPFENQELVDVIGKLLGAEVRD, from the coding sequence ATGAAGACGCTAAGCACGGGTGAGATTGCCAAACTATGTGATGTAAACCTGCGAACAGTGATTCGTTGGATTGAACGTGGTGCACTCAAAGGATTCAAGCTCCCAGGGCGCGGTAATAATCGTGTACGCCTAGAGGATTTTCTCGCATTTTTGGTCGAACACGACATTCCCATTCCTCCTGAGCTTCAAGAAGAGAATCGCAAAGTATTGGTTGTGGATGATGAACCGGCTATCGCGCGAGCGATCCAGCGCGTGTTGAGAACCCATGGCTTAGTCGCTGAGGTGGCAGCTGATGGATTCCAAGCGGGCACTAAGTTGATGAAAGAGCGCCCACTGCTAATGACGCTAGATCTTAGCATGCCGGGTCTGAGCGGCTATGACGTTTTAAGCTTTGTCCGCGAGACACCAGAGATTCAGGGTACTAAAATCTTAGTTATCTCAGCACTGGGATCTGAAGCGTTGCAAAAGGCGATCGACTTAGGTGCTGATGCAGTCCTCAACAAACCCTTTGAGAACCAAGAGTTGGTCGATGTGATCGGCAAGCTTTTAGGGGCTGAAGTACGTGACTAA